Proteins encoded together in one Gammaproteobacteria bacterium window:
- a CDS encoding Malonyl CoA-acyl carrier protein transacylase (modular protein) — MTELGIRFGDCVALCLPNHPSFISSYLGIQKLGAVAVSVNTTLKPAEIDFILQDAQIKVLITTESLNPSKFTLPPGCHLLFIENIEKRNLSKKHYFTAVERDAKDLAVILYTSGTTGFPKGAMLSQENLISNIRTCVELFGYTEDDRILLFLPLFHSFGQYAALNSCLEAGATLILHREFENGAIVRSIAEHQVTTFFGVPTIYNLLLDHAAAAEMSSIRRYISAAAPLPLEIAQRWKQKIGVPVSQGYGLTECSLVCFNPSPLQKPDSVGLPLEGIEVKIVDDQGQKVGTGELGEIIIRGHNVMSGYWQRPEETAQVLKEGWFHTGDIGQLDADGYLYIVDRLKDMINVGGYKVYPSEIENRIYQHPAIADAAVYGVPEPLMGEQVHAELVLKAGETATAEEIIDFCRPVLAEYKLPSVIKFADFLPKSKTGKILKRILRDQSQTAVFDDASPARSSDEIKDWLQNWLNQTLIHNARPIALDKPFFDYGLKSILAVTMVRQLGQWMGKPLSPAIVWNYPTINALATHLSKRVESSVNSLKKSNFSGELEPVAIIGMGCRFPGGADTPEKFWELLRKGTDTTADIPSSRWDIDRYYDANRDKPGKTYVRTGSFLEEVDKFDARFFGIPPLEAESTDPQQRILLEVGWEAIENAGIAPADLKQTSTGVFIGSFWDDYSGGHLYQDAAETLDAYRMLSSLRGLIAGRLAYILDLQGPVMQLDAACSSSLLAVHLACQSLSLRECHLALAGGVAIFLSPANLIGLSSLRAISSDGRCKSFAAQADGFGIGEGAGIVILKRLSDALAEGDKILAVIKGSAVNHDGRSNGLTAPNGLAQGAVLRQALQNARIFPEQIDYIEAHGTGTELGDLIELNALGQVFAPNRSRPLMIGSVKSNIGHLSAAAGIASLIKVVLSLQHGLIPPNLHIDEPNPHIPWTELNFMVPTTLIPWTNKTRLAGITSFGMTGTNVHVIIEEAPASESFNLSVPERPVHLCTLSGKTEKALTDQVVNYINHLTDHSELKLSDICHTANTGRVHFEHRLAVAAETTADLQQKLRAFRQGNAVRGLVQGQSASAPIAFLFTGQGSQYADMGRELYETHPVFRAVIDQCQEILRPYLEIPLLEVLYGKDKEANERRLIETQYTQTALFAIEYALARLWQSWGVVPNFVMGHSVGEYAAACVAGVFSMEDGLKLVAERVRLMQQLPSAGMMVAVQLDEAGLTKLIQPYLNEITIATFNAPQSLVLSGQTGSMEVLIRQLTDQGIRCRRLSVSYAFHSSLMTPMLAEFERIAQRLTYKPPQLKLVSNLTGGLITAMGAEYWVQQICQPVRFAQGMKTLTELGVEVFIEVGPQPTLLGLGQQCLAEWNSEKLNLAANRADNLWLPSLYPKQQSDWKQLSESLAILYVHGMPVNWQGFDAYYKRQKVDLPTYPFQRQRYWINRKFAAHKPSVAEYPLQGQKIILAHSPEIVFQSNLSIDSPAYLTDHRVSDKPIFPAAAYLEMVLNAGQELFRGKSFFIQNVAFQRPMLLSERETTVQLLCVPIPNGYRWQVFSLAEASQEWRLHSAGDMAEVRSERLFLEKNLVSLQAQCPAELSIQAHYQHLAEQGLVYGPAFRGLEQIFQGKGEALGRIRLPKTLLSETENYQLHPALLDACFRVSVAAIEPISDEPLLPFGIETFQLFDAGGHQTVWSYAKIREKETASATGVRTVDLTLLSDSGQVVAEAVGLTLSPANLQTLSENTLRTDWIYQLRWHPSSLPTQQPLAHIAPEERYARLKQHILNEIQTVVGTAPTDTKNFFSLGMDSLQSIQLGSRLAASFGISLPATLAMKYPTLAELTDYLAKILFAPLSQNQPILHVEKYSEAGPEEATYPQLYNQQECYLRHEQTANKACNHICMTMRVVSPVDKIALKNTLQTLTDRHDVLRTIYFKHGANLMQRILPSQTVDFEMIEVDCQSWEESSSLIQEAARKPFDLKCGPVLRCCLFSKGIADHLFLMVVHHIVADATAFAILLKEFWTLYQSHQCPPEMVLPPVTFSFSNYVRWQTAMLESEEGERLWHYWQQQLANDLPRLNLPTDYDRPPKASHYGVCYPFQIDGPLTQQLRTVAQNEGGTLYMLLLTAFKILLRQYSGQDEILVAAHTLNRTQPEFVNVVGYLADTVILRTRIPESIDFSNLFQQVRSTVLAAMDHQGYPMKLLAERLPLSLNSLYSVWFTMIPQQIFEDAGVLLFNQGELMSDGLNVESANNIIPPWQGVWYDLELNLIEGTDAISGTLAYCTDLFKEPTIAGMVVNFQNLLKKIASDPEKI; from the coding sequence AATCATTAAATCCTTCGAAATTTACCTTACCACCCGGATGCCATCTACTTTTTATCGAAAATATTGAGAAACGGAATTTATCCAAGAAACACTATTTCACAGCGGTCGAAAGAGATGCTAAGGATTTAGCCGTTATTCTATATACTTCCGGCACTACCGGTTTTCCCAAAGGAGCAATGCTTTCCCAAGAAAATCTCATCTCTAATATTCGAACATGCGTCGAACTCTTTGGTTATACAGAAGATGATCGTATTTTATTATTTTTACCATTGTTTCACAGCTTTGGACAATATGCGGCGTTGAATTCCTGTTTGGAGGCAGGTGCGACGCTGATTTTACATCGTGAGTTTGAAAACGGTGCCATTGTCCGTTCGATTGCCGAGCATCAGGTCACTACTTTTTTCGGGGTGCCAACAATTTACAATCTTTTATTGGATCATGCGGCAGCGGCGGAAATGAGTTCCATTAGACGGTATATTTCTGCTGCCGCTCCATTGCCTTTAGAGATTGCCCAACGCTGGAAACAAAAAATTGGCGTGCCGGTCAGTCAGGGCTATGGATTAACTGAATGCTCTCTGGTCTGTTTTAACCCGTCTCCCCTCCAGAAGCCGGATTCGGTAGGTCTTCCTTTGGAAGGGATTGAAGTGAAAATTGTAGATGATCAAGGACAGAAGGTGGGCACGGGTGAACTGGGAGAAATTATTATCCGGGGCCATAATGTAATGTCAGGATATTGGCAGCGTCCGGAAGAAACCGCTCAGGTTCTAAAAGAGGGCTGGTTTCATACCGGAGATATCGGACAATTGGACGCTGACGGTTATCTTTATATCGTGGATCGTCTCAAAGATATGATTAATGTAGGAGGATACAAAGTTTATCCTTCTGAAATAGAGAATCGTATCTATCAACATCCTGCAATCGCTGATGCTGCTGTTTATGGAGTTCCTGAACCGCTGATGGGTGAACAGGTACATGCGGAATTGGTGCTGAAAGCCGGTGAAACTGCTACGGCAGAGGAAATCATTGATTTTTGCCGTCCGGTATTGGCAGAGTATAAATTGCCGAGTGTGATCAAATTTGCGGATTTTTTGCCAAAGAGTAAAACGGGTAAAATTTTGAAACGGATTTTGCGCGATCAATCTCAGACGGCAGTATTCGATGATGCGTCTCCAGCGCGTTCCTCCGATGAAATAAAAGATTGGCTTCAAAATTGGCTGAATCAGACACTGATACATAATGCAAGACCGATAGCATTGGATAAACCTTTTTTTGATTACGGTCTAAAATCTATATTAGCGGTAACGATGGTTAGACAGTTAGGGCAATGGATGGGGAAACCATTATCACCTGCGATAGTTTGGAACTATCCGACTATTAATGCCTTAGCTACTCATTTGAGTAAGCGTGTCGAATCATCCGTGAATTCTTTAAAAAAATCTAATTTTTCAGGAGAACTGGAACCGGTTGCTATTATTGGTATGGGCTGTCGTTTTCCCGGCGGTGCGGATACTCCCGAGAAATTCTGGGAACTTCTCAGAAAAGGAACGGATACCACTGCTGACATTCCGTCTTCCCGTTGGGACATTGACCGCTATTATGATGCTAATCGGGACAAACCTGGCAAAACGTATGTGCGAACCGGCAGTTTTTTAGAAGAGGTAGATAAATTTGACGCACGGTTTTTCGGGATCCCACCTCTGGAAGCCGAGAGTACAGACCCGCAGCAACGCATACTACTGGAAGTGGGATGGGAGGCCATTGAGAACGCCGGAATTGCTCCGGCTGATCTGAAGCAGACCAGTACCGGGGTATTCATCGGCTCTTTTTGGGACGATTATTCCGGCGGGCATCTCTATCAGGATGCAGCCGAAACTCTTGACGCTTATCGAATGCTCAGTAGTCTACGGGGACTCATCGCTGGACGTTTGGCTTACATACTAGACCTTCAGGGACCCGTCATGCAGCTAGATGCGGCATGTTCCTCTTCCCTGTTGGCGGTTCATCTGGCTTGTCAGTCCTTATCTCTTCGAGAATGTCATCTGGCATTGGCGGGTGGAGTTGCTATATTTTTATCACCAGCAAACCTGATTGGGCTGAGTTCACTGCGGGCAATTTCATCCGATGGCCGGTGTAAATCCTTTGCAGCTCAGGCGGACGGTTTCGGGATTGGCGAAGGAGCCGGTATAGTAATTCTTAAACGTCTGTCAGATGCGCTCGCTGAAGGTGATAAGATTTTGGCAGTTATTAAAGGTTCTGCCGTTAATCATGATGGTCGCAGTAATGGATTGACCGCGCCGAACGGATTGGCTCAGGGAGCAGTGTTGCGGCAGGCATTGCAAAATGCTCGAATTTTTCCAGAACAGATTGACTATATTGAGGCGCATGGCACAGGAACGGAACTAGGCGACCTAATTGAATTGAATGCCTTAGGTCAGGTGTTTGCGCCTAATCGATCCCGTCCGTTAATGATTGGGTCGGTTAAAAGCAATATCGGTCATTTGTCAGCAGCGGCCGGAATTGCGTCTCTGATTAAGGTTGTTTTGTCTTTGCAGCATGGTCTCATTCCCCCGAATCTGCATATTGATGAACCGAATCCCCATATTCCATGGACTGAACTGAATTTCATGGTGCCAACTACTTTGATCCCATGGACGAATAAAACTAGACTGGCCGGGATCACTTCGTTTGGTATGACTGGTACCAATGTTCATGTGATTATTGAGGAAGCTCCGGCTTCCGAATCCTTCAATTTATCTGTACCAGAACGCCCCGTTCATTTATGCACTCTGAGCGGCAAAACCGAAAAAGCCCTGACCGATCAGGTTGTCAACTATATCAATCATCTGACAGACCATTCGGAACTCAAGTTGTCAGATATTTGTCATACCGCCAATACCGGACGGGTTCATTTTGAGCATCGGCTGGCAGTAGCCGCAGAAACTACGGCGGATTTGCAGCAAAAACTCCGTGCATTTCGGCAGGGAAACGCAGTCAGAGGATTAGTCCAGGGTCAATCTGCTTCTGCTCCAATTGCTTTCCTGTTTACCGGGCAGGGTTCGCAATATGCAGACATGGGGCGGGAATTGTATGAAACCCATCCCGTATTTCGGGCGGTAATCGATCAGTGTCAGGAAATTCTGCGTCCCTATTTGGAAATTCCGCTGTTAGAAGTTCTTTACGGGAAAGATAAGGAAGCAAATGAGCGACGATTGATTGAAACTCAATACACTCAGACCGCCCTGTTTGCGATTGAATATGCCTTGGCCAGACTTTGGCAATCATGGGGGGTGGTGCCTAATTTTGTTATGGGACACAGCGTGGGTGAATATGCGGCAGCCTGTGTAGCAGGCGTATTTTCAATGGAAGACGGGTTAAAGTTGGTTGCCGAACGTGTGCGTTTAATGCAGCAATTGCCATCTGCCGGCATGATGGTCGCAGTGCAACTTGATGAAGCCGGATTGACCAAGCTGATACAGCCTTATCTAAATGAGATCACCATTGCTACCTTCAATGCGCCGCAGAGTTTGGTGTTATCGGGTCAAACGGGAAGCATGGAAGTTTTGATCAGACAATTAACCGATCAGGGCATCAGATGCCGACGGCTTTCCGTGTCCTATGCCTTTCATTCATCACTGATGACACCGATGTTGGCGGAATTTGAACGTATTGCCCAACGTCTGACCTATAAGCCGCCTCAGCTAAAGCTGGTGTCAAATCTTACCGGCGGGTTGATCACCGCAATGGGGGCAGAATATTGGGTGCAGCAAATTTGTCAACCGGTACGATTTGCTCAGGGAATGAAAACGTTGACAGAATTAGGAGTAGAAGTTTTTATCGAAGTCGGCCCCCAACCCACGCTACTGGGATTGGGACAGCAATGTCTAGCGGAATGGAACTCTGAAAAATTGAATTTGGCAGCCAATCGTGCGGATAATTTATGGCTCCCCAGCTTATACCCCAAGCAGCAGAGTGACTGGAAACAATTATCAGAGTCATTGGCAATTCTGTATGTGCATGGGATGCCGGTGAATTGGCAGGGATTTGACGCCTATTATAAACGTCAAAAAGTAGATTTGCCGACTTATCCGTTCCAGCGGCAGCGATATTGGATAAATAGAAAGTTCGCGGCACATAAACCATCCGTGGCGGAATATCCGCTGCAAGGTCAAAAAATTATTCTGGCGCATTCACCGGAGATAGTGTTCCAAAGCAATCTGTCCATCGACTCGCCGGCATATCTGACCGATCATCGGGTGTCTGACAAACCGATTTTCCCGGCAGCGGCTTATTTGGAAATGGTCTTGAATGCAGGACAGGAACTATTTCGGGGAAAGTCGTTTTTTATCCAAAATGTTGCTTTTCAACGCCCCATGCTCCTTTCCGAAAGGGAAACCACCGTTCAACTGTTGTGTGTCCCAATTCCGAACGGCTATCGCTGGCAAGTCTTTAGTTTGGCGGAAGCCTCGCAGGAATGGCGACTGCACAGCGCCGGAGACATGGCCGAGGTTAGGTCAGAACGCCTGTTTTTGGAGAAAAATCTGGTTTCTCTGCAGGCGCAGTGCCCCGCTGAACTCTCGATTCAGGCACATTATCAACATCTTGCCGAACAGGGATTGGTTTATGGTCCCGCATTCCGAGGACTAGAGCAGATTTTTCAGGGCAAAGGAGAAGCATTGGGGCGGATCCGACTTCCGAAAACGCTGTTATCTGAAACGGAAAACTACCAACTCCACCCCGCATTACTCGATGCCTGTTTTCGTGTCAGCGTGGCAGCGATTGAACCAATATCAGATGAACCACTGTTACCCTTTGGAATTGAGACATTCCAACTCTTTGATGCCGGCGGTCATCAGACCGTTTGGAGTTACGCAAAAATTCGCGAGAAAGAAACCGCATCAGCAACCGGTGTCAGGACCGTTGACCTCACCCTCTTATCCGACAGCGGTCAGGTAGTCGCTGAAGCCGTGGGGCTGACACTGAGTCCTGCCAACCTTCAAACCCTGTCGGAGAACACCCTTCGCACCGATTGGATATATCAACTCCGCTGGCATCCGTCATCCTTGCCCACCCAGCAACCACTCGCCCATATTGCTCCTGAAGAACGATATGCACGGTTGAAACAGCATATTCTGAACGAAATTCAAACCGTTGTTGGAACAGCGCCCACCGATACCAAAAACTTTTTCAGTTTAGGAATGGATTCCCTACAATCCATTCAATTGGGTAGTCGTCTGGCTGCAAGTTTTGGAATATCTCTGCCGGCGACGTTGGCGATGAAATATCCTACTCTTGCGGAATTAACGGATTATCTGGCAAAAATCCTCTTTGCACCGTTGTCTCAAAACCAACCGATCCTTCATGTTGAGAAATATTCAGAGGCGGGGCCTGAAGAAGCAACCTATCCCCAACTCTATAATCAACAGGAATGTTATCTCCGACATGAGCAGACCGCCAATAAAGCCTGTAATCATATTTGCATGACGATGCGGGTTGTCTCCCCTGTGGATAAAATAGCTTTAAAAAATACCCTGCAAACGTTAACTGACCGACACGATGTGTTACGTACCATTTATTTTAAGCACGGTGCAAATTTGATGCAGAGGATTCTTCCCTCTCAAACTGTCGATTTTGAAATGATAGAAGTGGATTGTCAGTCTTGGGAGGAATCGTCATCACTGATACAGGAGGCTGCTCGAAAGCCTTTTGACCTAAAGTGCGGACCTGTGCTACGCTGCTGTTTATTCAGCAAGGGGATCGCTGACCATCTGTTTCTAATGGTCGTTCATCATATCGTCGCGGATGCCACAGCTTTTGCTATATTGTTAAAGGAATTTTGGACACTGTATCAGTCTCATCAGTGTCCACCTGAGATGGTTTTGCCACCAGTAACCTTTTCTTTTTCCAATTATGTTCGCTGGCAAACCGCTATGCTGGAAAGTGAAGAAGGGGAACGACTGTGGCATTACTGGCAACAGCAGTTAGCCAATGATTTACCGCGCCTAAATTTGCCAACGGATTATGATCGGCCTCCTAAAGCCAGTCACTATGGCGTTTGTTACCCGTTTCAGATTGACGGTCCCCTCACACAACAACTACGTACAGTGGCTCAGAATGAGGGGGGTACGCTGTATATGCTGCTCCTGACGGCATTCAAAATCTTGCTCCGCCAATACAGCGGACAAGACGAAATTTTGGTAGCCGCTCATACTCTCAATCGGACGCAACCAGAATTCGTCAATGTAGTTGGATATTTGGCTGACACCGTAATTCTGCGTACCCGAATACCTGAATCAATCGACTTTAGCAACCTATTTCAGCAGGTGCGGAGTACCGTGCTGGCGGCAATGGATCATCAGGGCTATCCGATGAAACTACTGGCGGAACGATTACCGTTGTCGCTGAACTCTTTGTATTCCGTCTGGTTTACAATGATTCCCCAACAGATTTTTGAAGACGCGGGTGTATTATTGTTTAATCAGGGGGAGCTAATGTCTGATGGTCTAAATGTGGAATCAGCGAATAATATCATCCCGCCCTGGCAGGGTGTATGGTATGATTTAGAATTGAATTTGATAGAAGGGACGGATGCTATATCTGGGACATTGGCTTACTGCACCGATTTATTTAAGGAACCAACTATCGCGGGAATGGTAGTTAATTTTCAAAATTTATTAAAAAAAATTGCCTCCGATCCTGAAAAAATTTGA